The proteins below come from a single Miscanthus floridulus cultivar M001 chromosome 1, ASM1932011v1, whole genome shotgun sequence genomic window:
- the LOC136470548 gene encoding uncharacterized protein → MPSPPKDRPSGRLGRLLAALRPSRAGPLPVQTGFPTSLADLVVKNHGRLKKQPSPSSKRGKRGAAASTSPSTPTSPSPSPPPASPPPPAPPAAAAVAVSPSDRPRSDLPPAQPPRRGKGGGFGLGLGFLAVSGVVSLALLVIWSKKVVAAVTVASFSLYLLECVRSSSSLPPRRRPRPRPAVTERRLCLDGRGRVSPIREVDAETEPSRPSCSDSDRASEACILAVEVDESSGGVLDESSNPKAKAKKKSWKKLLAASAKKLHRGRRSKEAGSLDSSFRSEGDRADDATARGGGNAKAADFSGSRRGSASQTGVAAEDAAAAKEADSSRGSRRSQGVEVDADAAPVEIDALVGDLIEEEEEQAGIRFPALVLVSIVLAGLVAGKLLALALTVLCAAFLSSVQRSPCGGGGGGGCSQGRRLELSMS, encoded by the coding sequence ATGCCCAGCCCGCCGAAGGACCGCCCCTCCGGCCGCCTTGGCCGCCTCCTCGCCGCGCTCCGCCCCTCCCGCGCCGGGCCCCTCCCCGTCCAGACCGGTTTCCCCACCTCCCTCGCCGACCTCGTCGTCAAGAACCATGGCCGCCTCAAGAAGCAGCCCTCCCCGTCCTCCAAGCGCGGGAAGCGCGGCGCCGCCGCTTCGACTTCGCCTTCCACTCCCACCTCGCCCTCACCGTCCCCGCCGCCCGCCTCTCCGCCTCCGCCTGCGCCTCCCGCggcggccgccgtcgccgtctCACCGTCGGATCGGCCGAGGTCCGACCTCCCGCCGGCCCAGCCCCCACGCCGCGGCAAAGGCGGCGGCTTTGGCCTCGGCCTGGGCTTCCTCGCGGTCAGCGGCGTGGTGTCCCTCGCGCTCCTCGTGATCTGGAGCAAGAAGGTGGTTGCGGCCGTCACCGTCGCCTCCTTCTCGCTCTACCTGCTCGAGTGCGTGAGGTCGTCGTCCTCGCTGCCCCCCAGGCggcggccccggccccggccggCGGTGACCGAGAGGCGGCTTTGCCTGGACGGCCGCGGGCGCGTGTCGCCGATCCGGGAGGTCGACGCGGAGACCGAGCCGTCGCGGCCTAGCTGCTCGGATTCAGACAGGGCAAGCGAGGCCTGCATCCTGGCCGTTGAAGTCGACGAAAGCAGCGGCGGCGTCCTGGACGAATCAAGCAACCCGAAGGCGAAGGCAAAGAAGAAGTCCTGGAAGAAGCTGCTCGCGGCCAGCGCCAAGAAGCTGCACAGAGGACGGAGGAGTAAGGAGGCGGGTTCGTTAGATTCCTCTTTCCGCAGCGAGGGCGACCGAGCGGACGATGCCACGGCGCGCGGCGGTGGCAATGCCAAGGCGGCGGATTTCTCGGGCTCCCGCCGTGGCTCCGCTAGTCAAACCGGTGTCGCCGCGGAGGACGCCGCCGCTGCCAAAGAGGCGGATTCTTCGAGGGGCTCTCGCCGCAGCCAAGGCGTAGAAGTAGATGCCGATGCCGCGCCCGTAGAAATCGATGCGTTGGTGGGCGACCtcatcgaggaggaggaggagcaggcaggGATCCGGTTCCCTGCTCTAGTTCTGGTCTCCATCGTCCTCGCCGGCCTGGTCGCCGGGAAGCTCCTGGCCCTGGCGCTCACGGTGCTCTGCGCCGCGTTCCTTAGCTCGGTTCAGAGATCACcttgcggcggcggtggcggtggcggttgcTCGCAGGGGAGGCGGTTGGAGCTTTCCATGTCGTAG